Part of the Syntrophorhabdaceae bacterium genome, TCAAATATCAGGAACGGCTTTTGCTTCTCGAAAAGCTGGTTAACAATCAGGAACCCGACATTGGTTTTGCCGCTGCCGGTCCTACCGAATATGCCGATGTGCTGTATCCATTCATCTTCCCTCAGCCCGAACTGGTGAAGGAGTTTTTGGTTGTAGGAAACAATAGCCAGCGGATAGTCGCCGGCAGACAGCTCCTCAAGGGGCGGAACAAGCAGTATCTCCTTTCTCTCAAGGTCGTCCCGAAGATATTTTGCGGCAAGGCCATAAACTATGCCCTCTATCTCCTTGCGGTTTTCAGGATTGATCTGGTATTCCAGCCAGAGCAGGTCTATTTTGGAGCCGAGGATCGGCCTGAGCTTCCTCAGAATATTTTCTATATCCATGAAAAATCTGTGGGCTAAAGACTAAAGAGTGCTGCATGTGGGCTTTGCGTTTCTTGCGGGTGAAAAGATTTATATTATTTCTGCTTATTCTTGTTTTTTGTAAGTTTATAATTTTCATATAGAAATTCTGATATTTTATTCATGTCCTCATCTAATTGTATTTTGAACTCTGGTTCGTGTACGATATCGTTTTCATCTTTAAATGGTATCTTTATAAATTGCTTAGAAATAAAGCTTTCAAAAATACCAAATGTAAGTGACCATTCAAAACCTTTTGTGGATTGTGATTTAATATCGTTAATGATTAGTTTTGACAACGGTATATCGAATTTTGTATTTTTGCCTTCAAATATCAACTTATTTGTTCTTCCAATTAAAAAACCTTCTTCTTTGTTAAAATATTTCTTATGACCACTAAGATATTCAACACGTATCCGGAATTTTTCTGCTAAGAATTCATCCGCATCATTTTGATTTTTAAATTTCTTTAGTATATTGTCACAATATATACACTTACCACTCATGTTATACTGCACTTCTGGATTTTTCTTTTTACAAAATCCACAAATAATAAGTTCTTTTTCTGTCATTACATCACAAATTCAGTACCCGGAAACAAGCATAACAGATGCCAGAGCAAAGCATAATATCAATGATGATGTTTTAATCTTCATGTTTTATTTCGCCTCTATTTATTCGCCTAGCGGTGTTGTAAGCATCGTATATGCCGTAAAGCCATAGAATTAACCAAAGGAATATTCCGATTATGACAATAGTAAGCACGATACATACTATCAATGCGACAATCATCAGCAGGCCTTTCCCGATTTGACCATTGTATATTTGACCAAGCCCGGGAATGAAGAACGACAGTATGGCGGCGAGACCGGAATTCTTAACTTCTTTGTGTGATCTTTCTCGCCTTCCAGAGACCCTTACCCCGCATTTAGGGCATATCTCAGCCTTTGTGTCTATTTTCTTTCCACAGTTGGAACAAAAACGGGTTTTCCGATCTGCCATGCTAAATATTAACTGCTAATCTTTAAAAATGCTGCGAGGCGATGGTCCTTAGATGTAAGGAGGTCTTTTGCGGGTGATGTTGAAAGCCACAAAAAACCACTTGACATCAATCGGGGGGGGGGTAACATGTCCTAGGGTATTTCCTAATAATATTCATACACTAAGGGGGGCTTCATGAAAATCTGTTCAGGAAAATCACATAGGAAGATCATTGTTCTTTTTCTCATTGTTGCATTTATGTTCGTCAGCGGCTGCTCATCGGTGAGCAATTATAAATTCAACGGCGTGCAGCTCGGCAAGCAGTACGCGCAGGCAGAACAGAAGACGGCAACAGACGCAACCACAGAAGAAAAAGCTCCTGGTGAAAAAAGCTGGTTTGCGCAGCATCCAGTGGCGACAATCTTCCTGGGCATACTCGCAGCAGGTGCGGTCTATTACGGCCTCGCGGCAGCTGGCGTGTTCGGCAGCGGCGCAGCAGGCAGTGTTGGCGCTGGCGGAAGCGGCGGCAGTGCTGGTGTTGGCGGTTATTAGTAAATAAATCATTTTTGTTTTAATTTTCTATTCAACATCTCGAAATCTTAAATGAAAATGTTACAGATATAGGATTATAGTTTTCTTTTTAAAATATCAGCAATTTAGCGTAAATGTTATTGGTTGCGTGAAGCTGTTACCATTATCATCAGTTATGTAATATGTTTCTGTTAAAACACGTGGATAACAATATGAATATATGGCACCCGGAATAACAACATTTCCTCCTGCTGGGATAGTTTTCACTGGGCTATATGAAATACAATAAGGCGATGCTGGTCCTGCTATATATGAACCACAAGCGGCATAATCTCTGCATTTTTGTGTTACTCTTGCGCCAACGCCGTTTGTTTCTGATATTTTTATTGAATAGTAAAATGCTGTCGCTCCGCTCGGCGGTGTGAATGCCGCGCCGCCACAAATTGCCGAGCAATAAGGTCCACATTCTTTAGTAATTGTCAGCTGCGCAACCTTGTTCACACAAACTCCGTTCGTGCACTGCTGATATGTGCCGCAGCTTGTCACAGAACTCCATTCAAGGCATGAGTCAGCATCATAATTTCCGCAGGTCTGGTAGCCGTTGCCTGAGCACTGCTTTGCCCCTGATGTCGAGCATTCATTGGTGCAGCAGGTTCCCGAGACTTCG contains:
- a CDS encoding zinc ribbon domain-containing protein, producing the protein MADRKTRFCSNCGKKIDTKAEICPKCGVRVSGRRERSHKEVKNSGLAAILSFFIPGLGQIYNGQIGKGLLMIVALIVCIVLTIVIIGIFLWLILWLYGIYDAYNTARRINRGEIKHED